One window of Aliarcobacter lanthieri genomic DNA carries:
- the trpC gene encoding indole-3-glycerol phosphate synthase TrpC, which produces MILEKIINKTKEDLELRKKSISLEELENIIKENSYKTKDTKSFLKSSKNEPIRIISEVKKASPSKGVIKDDFNPLEIAKEYNDNGANAISVLTEPHFFQGNLQYLKEIKNITNIPLLRKDFIIDKYQIAEALIYGADFILLIAKALNQDELNYLYKYSRSLDLEVLVEIHDLEDLEKSLKCGAEIIGINHRNLKTFEMDMTLCDKLIPLIPKDKIVVAESGVSDIEVIKRLHKVGADAFLIGEHFMRVPSIKDELRSFKNALK; this is translated from the coding sequence GTGATTTTAGAAAAAATTATAAATAAAACAAAAGAAGATTTAGAACTTAGAAAAAAGAGTATTTCATTAGAAGAACTTGAAAATATAATTAAAGAAAATAGTTATAAAACAAAAGATACTAAAAGTTTTTTAAAGTCTTCAAAAAATGAACCTATTAGAATAATATCTGAAGTTAAAAAAGCAAGTCCAAGTAAAGGTGTGATAAAAGATGATTTTAATCCTTTAGAAATAGCAAAAGAGTACAACGATAATGGTGCAAATGCAATTTCTGTATTGACTGAACCTCACTTTTTTCAAGGAAATTTGCAATATTTAAAAGAGATTAAAAATATTACAAACATTCCACTTTTAAGAAAAGATTTTATAATTGATAAGTACCAAATAGCTGAAGCTTTAATATATGGAGCAGATTTTATATTACTTATAGCAAAAGCTTTAAATCAAGATGAATTAAACTATTTATATAAGTATTCTAGAAGTTTAGATTTAGAAGTTTTAGTTGAAATTCATGATTTAGAAGATTTAGAAAAATCATTAAAATGTGGAGCAGAGATCATAGGAATAAATCATAGAAATCTTAAAACTTTTGAGATGGATATGACTTTATGTGATAAGTTAATTCCTCTTATTCCAAAAGATAAAATAGTTGTTGCAGAATCTGGAGTTAGTGATATAGAAGTAATAAAAAGACTTCATAAAGTTGGAGCAGATGCTTTTTTGATTGGAGAACATTTTATGAGAGTTCCTTCAATCAAAGATGAACTTAGAAGTTTTAAAAACGCATTGAAATAA